GCGTACCACAACTCGGCCCCGGTAAAGATCCAATCTCGGAGCTTGATCCTGGCCGTTTTCTCGAGACGGGTGAATCAGAAGACACGTTTGCTTTCCGAACCCCACCTCTACGCAACGTCGTACTCACCGGCCCGTGGATGCACAACGGCGGATTCAGTAGCCTGGAAGATGTCATTCGTCAAAAATTTGATCCCGACGAATATCTAGCAAACTACGACACAAGTCAGTTGCCAGAAGGGCTACGCGGCACAGTTCAGCTCGACGATGATGTCATCGCCAGCATCTCCAAGCACTTGTCGCCACTCTTGCCAAGTGATCAGGTCTTGACGGACGATAATCTCCAAGACTTATTGGCATATCTTTTTTCGCTGACGAGTCCATCGATCGATGAACTCGTTCACTCGACTCCCAAATCGGTCCCCAGTGGATTGGAAGTCGACCGAATTGCATCAGGTGACCTGCAAATAACTTACGATCCTAAAGACGGTCAACTCATCCTGCAGGGCCCAGAAGATTTAACAGTCGATGCATTATTTCTCCGTATTAGCGAGAACGAAGAAGGCTTGGTGGCTGGATTCGAGTTCAACCGAGACGGTGCGGAATGGTCCGAGGACCTGGATATCGTCTTGAGCAATAAAACTGACTCGCAGTCTTTCATCGATTATCGAACCGAGCCACTATTCCTGTTGGGTGCTGGAGACAGCCTGGATTCGTTATTACCGGCAGGGCTATCCAAGTCTGCAATCGACCATCATTTCACAGCCGCCTATCGAATCCATGGTCTACCCATACTCTGGCCGGCCGAAGTCACATTGGTACCCGAACCATCCTCAATCACCATGCTCGTCATTGCGTTTGGCATCGTAACCATGCGGCGCCGTGTGGCCCCCTTGAAAACTCGCAAATGAGACGATTGGGTCGAGCACCCTCCCTCATCTCGGTCGAACTCAAGTTGGTGGGGATCAGGCCAAATCTGGCGCGACGTTTCACGCCACGAATGATGGGGCTGCTGAAAAGTGCAGAGGTCAGAGCGGGTGGCCAAAACAGCGATTCAAATGAACCATTTCCCCTGCTGTTTTTACTTGAGAAGTCGGCATCTGCCCAGGCGGAGTCGAAGGCAACACTTGTATTTCCGCCCGCCTGCGCCTTGTTGCCTCCCAGCACACCATCTTCGCGCCTCCTTTGGAGTCGGCTGGTAAAATATTTGGCAACTCTTCGAATCCCCAAAGCGTTCGACGGTTTAGAATGCAACCATGATTCCAACCCGTTCGACAATAGGACAACGAGGGCATGGTGAGCAAACTTAGTTATTTCCAGCCTGCGATCAGGGCAGCCCTTGCAGCAATCGTAGTGATCCAAGCGCCGCAAATCGGTTGGGGGCAAGGTGCTCAAGCGCAAAAGCCACCGCAAATCGCCGACCCGCTCCAATTACTCGACCGTTTTTTTGGCGAAGAAGATGATGCGAATCGCCAAGCCATTGCAAACATCAAGATTTCAAGACAAGAAGAAAATCAAGTGGGCAGAGAGGTGTTGCAAGCCTTCTTAAGACAGATCAAGCAACGGGGCATTTCCATCCGAAATGATGGCCGAGAAGTCGCTTATCTTCAACACCTTGTCAAGCAACTAAAGCCCTTCATGAAGAATTCGCGTCGCTATCGCAAGATAACTATCTACGTGATTGACACGGACGATACCGATGCGAAAAGCTTTCCTGGCGGCTCAATTGCAGTCGGCCGCGGACTCATCGATTTCTGCGAAAGTGAAGCTGCCCTGGTCGGAGTACTCGGACATGAACTCTCTCATATCGACAGAGCCCATCAATTGCAGATGTTAAAACGATGGAAGTTCGCACAACGATCGTTCACTCAACCATCACTGGAACGGATGATGTCTGCCAGCAACATGATGGCGAGATCGTTCATGCGCCCCTTTCGACCCCACGAAGAAAGTGAAGCTGACGCAGATGGTGCGAAATGGGCGTGGCAACTCGGTTACGAACCGATGCAACTCGCGCGACTCTTTCAGCGACTTCAGCAGCGGGATGCGGGCCAAGCGAATTTGAAACCAAGCTTCTTACGCAGCCATCCAATCCACGCTGATCGGTTCCAAGCGATTACCCAACAGGCAAATCAATTAAAAACCCAGACTCCCGAGGCGAAATACTACGTCGGCATCGAAAACTTGCGTGAACGGATACCGCGTACGAAACGTGAATTTGACGAATAGCCCTCCCAGCCGATTGGCCAAGCGTGGAAACGCGAGTAAAACCGACAG
The window above is part of the Pirellulaceae bacterium genome. Proteins encoded here:
- a CDS encoding M48 family metallopeptidase codes for the protein MVSKLSYFQPAIRAALAAIVVIQAPQIGWGQGAQAQKPPQIADPLQLLDRFFGEEDDANRQAIANIKISRQEENQVGREVLQAFLRQIKQRGISIRNDGREVAYLQHLVKQLKPFMKNSRRYRKITIYVIDTDDTDAKSFPGGSIAVGRGLIDFCESEAALVGVLGHELSHIDRAHQLQMLKRWKFAQRSFTQPSLERMMSASNMMARSFMRPFRPHEESEADADGAKWAWQLGYEPMQLARLFQRLQQRDAGQANLKPSFLRSHPIHADRFQAITQQANQLKTQTPEAKYYVGIENLRERIPRTKREFDE
- a CDS encoding cytochrome c peroxidase yields the protein MRKLISNRQNQFFFFLVTVVLVSTASAHEQDVAFRQQLATQGVTLLDPVSPTDSNLHELGKSLFFDRELSGNRDTSCASCHHPSLGSGDSRPLPSGVGGEGLGPNRTRDKNRQVVPRNAPELFQRSDSRWTSMFWDSRISKLDGHLTSPAGANLPAGMDDILSVQAMFPVTSRAEMRGKAGDLDVHGNVNEVGLLADNDLPGIWESLINRLLEIPEYKQAFKTAFPTIPTDQLGFEHAAIAIATYEEQSFTANDTAWDRYLSGEDNAITDSAKRGARFFHGGNCSSCHSGSLMTDQKHHNMGVPQLGPGKDPISELDPGRFLETGESEDTFAFRTPPLRNVVLTGPWMHNGGFSSLEDVIRQKFDPDEYLANYDTSQLPEGLRGTVQLDDDVIASISKHLSPLLPSDQVLTDDNLQDLLAYLFSLTSPSIDELVHSTPKSVPSGLEVDRIASGDLQITYDPKDGQLILQGPEDLTVDALFLRISENEEGLVAGFEFNRDGAEWSEDLDIVLSNKTDSQSFIDYRTEPLFLLGAGDSLDSLLPAGLSKSAIDHHFTAAYRIHGLPILWPAEVTLVPEPSSITMLVIAFGIVTMRRRVAPLKTRK